One uncultured Pseudodesulfovibrio sp. genomic window carries:
- the speB gene encoding agmatinase yields MRRIPVIGVPLDHNSSYLRGSARGPFSLVEALHCDSANLWTETGFDLGPVLDHRGALDLSDRDTAFKVIEETAAEIGRSGRPIFLGGDHSVTYPLVRGMKRAVGDFTILHFDAHPDCYHEFEGNPYSHACPFARIMEEGLCTRLVSVGIRTAHGHQREQREKFGIQWLEMKDRAHWPVLSFDTPVYVSVDLDALDPAFAPGISHHEPGGMTTRELLDVLHAVDAPIIGADIVELNPDRDLNGVTAMVGAKILREIAGMMLSD; encoded by the coding sequence ATGCGGCGTATTCCGGTCATAGGGGTCCCTCTGGACCACAACTCGTCCTATCTGCGCGGCTCGGCCAGGGGGCCTTTCTCCCTGGTCGAGGCGCTGCACTGCGATTCGGCCAACCTGTGGACCGAGACCGGCTTCGATCTGGGGCCGGTCCTCGACCACCGGGGCGCGCTCGACCTGAGCGACCGGGACACGGCCTTCAAGGTCATCGAAGAGACCGCGGCCGAGATCGGCAGATCGGGTCGCCCCATATTCCTGGGCGGCGACCATTCCGTGACCTACCCTCTGGTACGGGGCATGAAGCGTGCCGTGGGCGACTTCACCATCCTGCACTTCGACGCCCACCCGGACTGTTACCATGAGTTCGAGGGCAACCCGTACTCCCACGCCTGCCCGTTCGCCAGGATCATGGAGGAGGGATTGTGCACCCGACTCGTCTCCGTGGGCATACGCACTGCCCACGGGCACCAGCGGGAACAACGGGAGAAATTCGGCATTCAGTGGCTGGAGATGAAGGACCGGGCGCACTGGCCCGTTCTCTCCTTTGACACGCCGGTTTACGTCAGCGTGGACCTGGACGCCCTGGACCCGGCCTTTGCCCCGGGCATCTCCCATCACGAACCGGGCGGCATGACCACACGCGAACTGCTGGACGTGCTGCACGCGGTCGACGCGCCGATCATCGGAGCGGACATCGTGGAGCTGAACCCTGACCGGGACCTGAACGGGGTCACGGCCATGGTCGGCGCTAAAATCCTGCGCGAGATCGCCGGGATGATGCTCTCGGACTAA
- a CDS encoding MBL fold metallo-hydrolase: MHCEITYVHHSAFVLRTDRRAYLFDYPEDEHLPRGADDLVRRTVAGTDLVVFISHGHADHLNKDLASVTGTAAKVRYVLSDDVEELRPEAVPGNGQVLTVEPEESYGFGGMVIETLASNDLGVAFLVEDGCFRFYYGGDLAKWIWPGASPAEAEFTATLFKVAMERVRDFKPHVAFANTDPRLDNLAGGEEACRIIGASVFVPMHTFGDTSVPAALARRMDGAPLRLFQYANMGDAEAFSF; encoded by the coding sequence ATGCACTGCGAAATTACCTATGTTCATCACAGCGCGTTTGTCCTGCGCACGGACAGGCGTGCGTATCTCTTTGACTACCCTGAAGACGAGCACCTGCCCCGTGGGGCAGATGACCTGGTCCGGCGGACCGTGGCCGGAACCGATCTGGTCGTGTTTATCTCCCATGGCCACGCCGACCATCTGAACAAGGATCTTGCTTCCGTGACCGGCACGGCCGCGAAGGTCCGCTACGTGCTTTCCGACGACGTAGAGGAACTGCGGCCCGAGGCCGTGCCAGGCAATGGCCAGGTGCTCACGGTCGAACCGGAGGAGTCCTACGGCTTTGGCGGCATGGTTATCGAGACCCTCGCCTCCAACGATCTGGGCGTGGCGTTCCTGGTGGAGGACGGGTGTTTCCGTTTTTACTACGGCGGCGATCTGGCCAAGTGGATCTGGCCCGGCGCGTCCCCGGCCGAGGCGGAGTTCACGGCCACTCTCTTCAAGGTGGCCATGGAGCGGGTGCGCGATTTCAAGCCTCATGTGGCCTTTGCCAACACGGATCCCAGGCTGGACAACCTGGCTGGCGGCGAGGAGGCCTGTCGGATTATCGGCGCGTCCGTGTTCGTGCCCATGCATACCTTTGGGGATACCTCGGTTCCGGCCGCCCTGGCCCGTCGCATGGATGGGGCGCCGTTGCGTCTGTTCCAATACGCCAACATGGGGGATGCGGAGGCTTTCTCTTTTTAG
- a CDS encoding acetate--CoA ligase alpha subunit: MTLKDNLYAFFHPDTVAVIGASSTPGKVGHTIVTNMLSAGYTGKLLPVNPKGGVIEGLPVTSDIGDLPRGLDLAVIAVPPRFVVEAVRDLGKIGTKSAIVITAGFKEAGKEGYDLEQELKAICEEYDISLLGPNCLGMMNGAAGVNASFAAGQPGLGSIAFFSQSGALCVAILDWALGANIGFSKFVSLGNKAVLDEADMLEYLNKDEETKVILGYVENVEHGEEFLKQARRASLNKPVIMIKSGTTAAGAKAASSHTGAIAGSDQSYTAAFHQSGVIRVGDVATLFNLAQAFSSQPLPKGPNLAVVTNAGGPGILAADAADRSKLSMAELSPRTIEKLQDFLPSYAAFYNPVDIVADADAKRYRQTLDVIGEDPMVHSILVVLTPTASVEIEKAAEAVIRTARKWAKPVFACFMGKTKVAGARKMLMEAGVPCYSFPEPAVHSIETMYQYYLWKNRPEPEYAEVTRDMDAVRKVIDDHLRRRQAEVVEFEAQQVLKAYGLPIPRTTLARTSDEAVAAAEEIGYPVVLKIASPNISHKTDVGGVAVNLGSAHEVMETFKEITARAQRMRRDAYIAGCLVQEMAPPGVREVIIGFKRDEQFGPMLMFGLGGVYVEIMKDISFKLAPLSKQDAFEIVREIKSYMLLKGLKGEKPVNFAALEEIIMVMSRLALDLPEVLEAEFNPILVNNERALVADVRMTLRV, translated from the coding sequence TTGACCCTCAAGGACAACCTGTACGCCTTTTTCCATCCCGACACCGTGGCCGTGATCGGGGCATCCTCCACCCCAGGCAAGGTGGGCCACACCATCGTGACCAACATGCTTTCGGCCGGGTATACCGGCAAGCTCCTGCCCGTTAATCCCAAGGGCGGAGTGATAGAGGGATTGCCCGTTACCTCGGACATCGGCGACCTGCCGCGCGGCCTGGATCTGGCTGTGATCGCGGTGCCGCCCAGATTCGTGGTCGAGGCCGTGCGCGATCTCGGAAAGATCGGGACCAAGTCGGCCATCGTCATCACCGCCGGGTTCAAGGAGGCGGGCAAGGAAGGGTACGACCTCGAGCAGGAGCTGAAGGCAATCTGCGAGGAGTACGACATCAGCCTGCTCGGGCCCAACTGTCTGGGCATGATGAACGGCGCGGCCGGGGTCAACGCCTCGTTCGCCGCAGGCCAGCCCGGTCTCGGCTCCATCGCCTTTTTCTCCCAGTCAGGAGCCCTGTGCGTGGCCATCCTGGACTGGGCGCTGGGCGCGAACATCGGTTTTTCCAAGTTCGTTTCCCTGGGCAACAAGGCGGTCCTGGACGAGGCGGACATGCTCGAATACCTCAACAAGGACGAGGAGACCAAGGTCATCCTCGGCTACGTCGAGAACGTGGAGCACGGCGAGGAATTTTTGAAACAGGCTCGTCGGGCCAGCCTGAACAAACCGGTGATCATGATCAAGTCGGGCACCACGGCGGCCGGAGCCAAGGCGGCCAGCTCGCATACCGGTGCCATTGCCGGTTCCGATCAGAGCTACACTGCCGCCTTCCACCAGTCCGGGGTCATCCGGGTGGGCGACGTGGCCACCCTGTTCAATCTGGCCCAGGCCTTTTCGAGCCAGCCTCTGCCCAAGGGCCCGAACCTGGCGGTAGTCACCAACGCGGGCGGGCCGGGTATCCTGGCCGCCGACGCCGCGGACCGCTCGAAGCTGTCCATGGCCGAACTTTCCCCCAGGACCATCGAGAAACTCCAGGACTTTCTCCCCAGCTACGCAGCCTTCTACAACCCGGTGGACATCGTGGCCGACGCGGACGCCAAGCGCTACCGCCAGACCCTGGACGTCATCGGCGAGGACCCCATGGTCCATTCCATCCTGGTCGTGCTTACGCCCACTGCCTCTGTGGAGATCGAAAAGGCCGCCGAGGCGGTCATCCGCACGGCACGAAAATGGGCCAAGCCGGTCTTTGCCTGCTTCATGGGCAAGACCAAGGTGGCCGGTGCGCGGAAGATGCTCATGGAAGCGGGCGTGCCGTGCTATTCCTTCCCGGAACCGGCGGTGCACTCCATCGAGACCATGTACCAGTACTACCTGTGGAAGAACCGTCCCGAGCCGGAGTACGCCGAGGTGACGCGGGATATGGACGCGGTCCGCAAGGTCATTGACGACCACCTGCGCCGCAGGCAGGCCGAGGTGGTGGAGTTCGAGGCCCAACAGGTGCTCAAGGCCTATGGCCTGCCCATCCCCCGGACCACGCTGGCCCGCACCTCGGACGAGGCCGTGGCCGCCGCCGAGGAGATCGGCTACCCCGTGGTTCTCAAGATCGCTTCGCCGAACATCTCGCACAAGACCGACGTGGGCGGGGTGGCGGTCAACCTGGGCAGCGCGCACGAAGTCATGGAGACGTTCAAGGAAATCACGGCCCGTGCCCAGCGGATGCGTCGTGACGCCTATATCGCCGGCTGTCTTGTCCAGGAGATGGCCCCTCCGGGCGTGCGCGAGGTGATCATCGGGTTCAAGCGGGACGAACAGTTCGGGCCCATGCTCATGTTCGGCCTGGGCGGGGTGTACGTGGAGATCATGAAGGACATTTCCTTCAAGCTCGCGCCCCTGTCCAAACAGGACGCCTTCGAGATCGTGCGGGAGATCAAGTCCTACATGCTGCTCAAAGGGCTCAAGGGCGAGAAACCCGTGAACTTCGCCGCACTGGAAGAGATCATCATGGTCATGTCCCGGCTGGCCCTGGACCTGCCCGAGGTGCTGGAGGCCGAGTTCAACCCGATCCTGGTCAACAACGAGCGCGCTCTGGTCGCGGACGTGCGCATGACCCTGCGGGTCTAG
- a CDS encoding mechanosensitive ion channel domain-containing protein, producing MFVAIFLCLVCHLAAPSAVWAASPAAVSAMTGGTAKKGAKEKDTVIPPNATPSQLNEILASMSDQQVRRMLIEELRKDAVPPAADDGPKGIAGAIVHVRQMVQKVRERFAYLFSGAAEAPRLLPEAFRKSLTGAGVHPPGELGLGLLTVTLLWFLARWFVARRLSGLRKRIEDVDASASLPVKAGRLLVRAFFDVLAVACVALITLIPYLLIFNEPAKGRPVIFVWLAAMLIVEVVRLATRLVLAPDMGAIRFLPLTDNAARYLYKWIVRVAWVAAAGILASSLVGMTRGSELVFLLIVATTGFIIAAMVSLLALWNKRPVAEAIRRAAPPRSLRYQLAGTWHVGVIVYALGFWFFWVAAMLVFGNHAMLTGIYTLLLAPAYLLVDWGCQRLVGFAAGLAETPLDDADEETVVVEGVPNISRFQHFLSVGFRILVLAGAGFLLLRIWGIDLAFGEATVGAGFDILLTLVLAYIFWVFISNYIERRLKAKDESGEEHGEGEGGGGPGGDRFSTLLQLVKKFIFAGLSVITVLIILSSLGVDIGPLIAGASVFGIAIGFGAQTLVKDIISGIFFLMDDAFRVGDYIIVGSAMGTVEEISVRSFKLRHHLGPLYTIPFGSIKEVQNMTRDWAVMKLQYLVPFDTDIQEIKKIIKKINKEIRAVPELNEFMLSDIKSQGVKAMEQYGMRMRVKFMTKPGGQFTLRKLVLAKMRKYFAEAGIEFAKPRVSVHIPEREHLTPEQEAHVAAAAAQIVEEEQSGKKKKH from the coding sequence ATGTTTGTGGCCATTTTCCTGTGTCTGGTCTGCCACCTCGCCGCGCCCTCCGCCGTATGGGCCGCGTCCCCGGCCGCCGTTTCCGCAATGACCGGTGGGACCGCCAAAAAGGGCGCCAAGGAAAAGGACACGGTCATACCGCCCAACGCCACGCCGAGCCAGCTCAATGAAATACTGGCCTCCATGAGCGACCAGCAGGTCCGCCGCATGCTCATCGAGGAGTTGCGCAAGGACGCGGTGCCTCCGGCAGCGGACGACGGCCCCAAAGGCATTGCGGGCGCCATCGTCCATGTCCGGCAAATGGTCCAGAAGGTCCGGGAACGGTTCGCCTATCTTTTCTCCGGAGCGGCAGAGGCTCCGAGGCTGTTGCCCGAGGCCTTTCGCAAGTCCCTGACCGGTGCGGGCGTGCACCCGCCCGGAGAACTGGGGCTGGGCCTGCTCACGGTCACGTTGTTGTGGTTCCTGGCGCGCTGGTTCGTTGCCCGGCGGTTGTCCGGCCTGCGCAAGCGCATCGAGGACGTGGACGCGAGCGCATCCCTGCCGGTCAAGGCGGGGCGGCTGTTGGTCCGTGCCTTTTTCGACGTGCTTGCTGTGGCCTGCGTGGCCCTGATCACCCTGATCCCGTATCTTCTGATTTTCAACGAGCCCGCCAAGGGCCGACCGGTCATCTTCGTCTGGCTGGCCGCCATGCTCATCGTGGAGGTGGTCCGGCTGGCGACGCGTCTGGTTTTGGCCCCTGACATGGGCGCCATCCGTTTCCTGCCCCTTACGGACAACGCGGCCCGTTATCTCTACAAATGGATCGTACGCGTGGCCTGGGTGGCTGCTGCGGGCATCCTGGCCAGCTCCCTGGTGGGCATGACCCGTGGCAGCGAACTGGTCTTTCTGCTTATCGTGGCCACCACCGGGTTCATCATTGCGGCCATGGTCAGTCTGCTGGCGCTGTGGAACAAGCGGCCGGTGGCCGAGGCCATCCGCAGGGCCGCCCCGCCCCGCAGCCTGCGTTACCAACTGGCAGGGACCTGGCACGTGGGCGTCATCGTCTACGCTTTGGGCTTCTGGTTCTTCTGGGTGGCCGCCATGCTGGTTTTCGGCAATCACGCCATGCTGACCGGCATCTACACTCTGCTTCTGGCCCCGGCTTACCTGCTGGTGGACTGGGGCTGCCAGCGTCTGGTCGGCTTTGCCGCCGGGCTGGCCGAAACGCCGCTGGATGACGCTGACGAGGAAACCGTGGTGGTGGAGGGCGTGCCCAACATCAGCCGATTCCAGCACTTCCTGTCTGTCGGCTTCAGGATTCTGGTCCTGGCCGGGGCCGGGTTCCTGTTGCTCCGCATATGGGGCATTGATCTGGCCTTTGGCGAGGCCACGGTGGGCGCGGGCTTCGACATCCTGCTGACCCTGGTTCTGGCCTACATATTCTGGGTGTTCATTTCGAACTACATCGAGCGGCGGCTCAAGGCCAAGGACGAGTCCGGCGAAGAACATGGCGAAGGAGAAGGCGGAGGAGGCCCCGGCGGCGACCGGTTCTCGACTCTGCTGCAACTGGTCAAGAAGTTCATCTTCGCGGGCCTGTCCGTGATCACCGTGCTGATCATCCTCTCCTCGCTGGGCGTTGACATCGGTCCGCTCATCGCCGGTGCGTCGGTCTTCGGCATCGCCATCGGCTTCGGCGCGCAAACCCTGGTCAAGGACATCATCTCCGGCATCTTCTTCCTCATGGACGACGCCTTCAGGGTGGGCGACTACATCATCGTGGGCAGCGCCATGGGTACGGTGGAGGAAATATCGGTCCGCTCCTTTAAGCTGCGGCACCATCTGGGGCCGCTGTACACCATTCCTTTCGGGTCCATCAAAGAGGTCCAGAACATGACCCGCGACTGGGCGGTCATGAAGCTGCAATACCTGGTTCCGTTCGATACGGACATCCAGGAGATCAAGAAGATCATCAAGAAGATCAACAAGGAAATCAGGGCGGTGCCTGAGCTCAACGAGTTCATGCTGTCCGATATCAAGAGCCAGGGCGTCAAGGCCATGGAACAGTACGGCATGCGTATGCGGGTCAAGTTCATGACCAAGCCCGGCGGCCAGTTCACCCTGCGCAAGCTGGTGCTGGCAAAGATGCGCAAGTACTTTGCCGAGGCGGGCATCGAGTTCGCCAAGCCGCGCGTGTCGGTACACATCCCCGAGCGGGAGCACCTGACCCCGGAGCAAGAGGCCCACGTGGCGGCGGCTGCGGCCCAGATCGTGGAAGAGGAACAGTCGGGCAAGAAGAAGAAACATTAG
- a CDS encoding HAMP domain-containing sensor histidine kinase, which yields MADSGNQDKTERTPSGGLRWLLFNRRKQGGRRYPLLGILVLSVLCAIALPLANSLVIYPAYTKIMVDTFVDSARRLAVLTIPPSIKHTRLDPVVLDTPRFLADVYRLETDFGLLKVRVFAPDGTILYSTNTVEISAVETDKKFTNVIAKGKRYARLGSLRGLPINGRTATIDTVEAFIPLMRGKEFLGAFELVFDVTGPKRELERFNLYATVGSVIISLALLGVVLLLLSQEAAKESSRQQTEQLRADVERITRHDIKTPLLGVLNGITYLENYTSIDPDQKEMLEDMRHAANTGMDLINRSLDLYKMETGTYEYAPGEVDILYDCRRVADDLKALAVQKNVILEVLFEDRVLTREDTLTLSTEENLFYAVLANLVKNGIEASQSGDKVTMRMQADGEFIVAVHNPAVVPEAVRTDFFGKYATAGKRSGTGLGTYSARLMVEVMGGRIDMVSSEEHGTTVTVALPL from the coding sequence ATGGCCGACAGCGGGAACCAGGACAAGACCGAACGCACCCCTTCCGGGGGGCTGCGCTGGTTGCTGTTCAACCGCCGCAAACAGGGCGGCCGCCGCTACCCACTGCTCGGCATCCTGGTCCTGTCCGTGCTCTGCGCGATCGCCCTGCCCCTGGCCAATTCCCTGGTCATCTACCCTGCCTACACAAAGATCATGGTGGACACCTTCGTGGACTCGGCACGGCGCCTGGCCGTGTTGACCATACCGCCGTCCATCAAGCACACCCGCCTCGACCCGGTTGTCCTGGACACGCCCCGTTTTCTAGCTGACGTGTATCGGCTGGAAACCGACTTCGGCCTCCTCAAGGTCCGTGTATTCGCACCGGACGGCACCATTCTCTACTCCACGAACACGGTGGAAATCAGCGCCGTCGAGACCGACAAGAAGTTTACGAACGTCATCGCCAAGGGCAAACGGTATGCCCGCCTGGGCTCGCTCAGGGGCCTGCCGATCAATGGAAGGACCGCAACCATCGACACGGTGGAAGCCTTCATCCCGCTCATGCGCGGCAAGGAGTTTTTGGGGGCGTTCGAACTCGTCTTCGACGTAACCGGCCCCAAACGGGAACTGGAACGATTCAATCTTTACGCCACGGTGGGCTCGGTCATCATCAGTTTAGCCCTGCTCGGCGTTGTCCTGCTCCTGTTGAGCCAGGAAGCGGCCAAGGAAAGCTCGCGGCAACAGACGGAACAGCTGCGCGCCGACGTGGAAAGGATCACCCGCCACGACATCAAGACCCCGCTTCTTGGTGTGCTCAACGGCATCACCTATCTGGAAAACTACACTTCCATCGACCCGGATCAGAAGGAGATGCTGGAGGACATGCGCCATGCCGCAAACACCGGCATGGACCTGATCAACCGGTCCCTGGACCTCTACAAAATGGAGACCGGGACCTACGAATATGCTCCGGGCGAGGTGGACATCCTGTACGACTGCCGGAGAGTCGCGGACGACCTCAAGGCGTTGGCCGTCCAAAAAAACGTGATCCTGGAGGTTCTCTTCGAGGACAGGGTGCTGACACGGGAGGACACGCTGACGCTGTCCACGGAAGAAAACCTGTTCTATGCGGTTCTGGCGAACCTGGTCAAAAACGGCATCGAGGCATCCCAATCCGGCGACAAGGTCACCATGCGCATGCAGGCCGACGGCGAGTTCATTGTGGCGGTACACAACCCCGCCGTGGTGCCCGAGGCCGTGCGCACCGATTTCTTCGGCAAATACGCCACCGCCGGAAAACGCTCGGGCACAGGGCTCGGTACGTATTCCGCCCGGCTCATGGTCGAGGTCATGGGCGGACGCATAGACATGGTGTCATCCGAGGAGCACGGCACCACAGTGACCGTCGCCCTGCCGCTTTGA
- the hslU gene encoding ATP-dependent protease ATPase subunit HslU — MSNLTPREIVSELDKYIIGQEAAKRMVAIAMRNRWRRQQLDPELRDEIAPKNIILMGPTGVGKTEIARRLARLANCPFFKVEATKFTEVGYVGRDVESMIRDLMEIGVNMVRKEETEKVRIKAEKNAEERLLDLLLPGKKPQHNGPMGFFQGAQNGEVEKIEPPKEDGTREKFRQMFRSGQLDEREVEMEVTVQSGASVEIMAIPGMEEMGSNLQSAFSNMFPGKRKARKMKIKDAYQVLIDEEADKLIDPDAVNELARERVEQQGILFVDEMDKIASRHDQGGSADVSREGVQRDLLPIVEGSVVNTKYGMVKTDHILFIAAGAFHFAKPSDLIPELQGRFPLREELASLHKEEFYKILTEPKNALTVQYKALLETEGVSIDYTREALEEIAATAEKINEETENIGARRLYTIMEKILANLSFEAPDKSGNKIVIDRDYVLAQLDEVIENRDLSRYIL; from the coding sequence ATGAGCAATCTGACTCCCAGAGAAATCGTATCGGAACTGGACAAATACATCATCGGCCAGGAAGCGGCCAAGCGAATGGTGGCCATCGCCATGCGCAACCGTTGGCGCAGGCAGCAGCTCGACCCTGAGCTGCGCGACGAGATAGCGCCCAAGAACATCATTTTGATGGGCCCCACGGGCGTGGGCAAGACCGAGATCGCACGCCGTCTGGCACGGCTGGCCAACTGCCCGTTCTTCAAGGTGGAAGCCACCAAGTTCACCGAGGTGGGTTACGTGGGCCGCGACGTGGAATCCATGATTCGCGACCTGATGGAGATCGGCGTGAACATGGTCCGCAAGGAAGAGACCGAAAAGGTCCGCATCAAGGCGGAAAAGAACGCCGAGGAGCGCCTGCTGGACCTGCTCCTGCCGGGCAAGAAACCGCAGCACAACGGTCCCATGGGCTTTTTCCAGGGCGCCCAGAACGGCGAAGTGGAAAAGATCGAACCGCCCAAAGAGGACGGCACCCGCGAGAAGTTCCGCCAGATGTTCCGCTCGGGCCAACTGGACGAGCGCGAGGTGGAGATGGAGGTCACGGTCCAGAGCGGCGCGTCCGTCGAGATCATGGCCATCCCCGGCATGGAGGAGATGGGCTCCAACCTGCAGAGCGCCTTTTCCAACATGTTCCCGGGCAAGCGCAAGGCCCGCAAGATGAAGATCAAGGACGCCTACCAGGTGCTCATCGACGAAGAAGCCGACAAGCTCATCGACCCGGACGCGGTCAACGAGCTGGCGCGGGAGCGCGTTGAGCAACAGGGCATCCTGTTCGTGGACGAGATGGACAAGATCGCCTCGCGCCACGACCAGGGCGGCTCGGCCGACGTGTCCCGCGAGGGCGTGCAGCGAGACCTGCTGCCCATCGTGGAAGGCAGCGTGGTCAACACCAAGTACGGCATGGTCAAGACCGACCACATCCTGTTCATCGCCGCGGGCGCGTTCCACTTCGCCAAACCGTCGGATCTCATCCCCGAGTTGCAGGGCCGTTTCCCGCTGCGCGAGGAGCTGGCCTCCCTGCACAAGGAGGAATTCTACAAGATCCTGACCGAGCCGAAGAACGCCCTGACCGTCCAGTACAAGGCGCTGCTCGAGACCGAAGGCGTATCCATCGACTACACCAGGGAAGCCCTCGAAGAAATCGCGGCCACGGCCGAGAAGATCAACGAGGAAACCGAGAACATCGGCGCGCGCAGGCTCTACACCATCATGGAGAAGATTCTGGCCAACCTGTCCTTCGAGGCCCCGGACAAGTCCGGCAACAAGATCGTCATCGACCGGGACTACGTCCTCGCCCAACTCGACGAGGTCATTGAAAACCGCGACCTGTCACGGTATATCCTCTAG
- a CDS encoding hydantoinase/oxoprolinase family protein, whose translation MLTIGVDTGGTFTDFTFVHGPDTGTYKTLSTPHNPAEAVLSGLRHILALRMPGTDLRQADMAVVHGSTVATNAILERKGVSTALVTNEGFTDVIEIGRQNRAALYDLHYRRQAHIVPADLRFGVPGRITAEGETLTPFDEAEAARVVERIKASGAKSVAVCFLFSFLDPTHERRMGEMLRDLGLPVSLSSEILAEFREFERTSTTVVNAYVSPIMTRYLTDLQQGLGSGTGRADGTGAGLRIMQSNGGSISADTAMRESVRTILSGPAGGAVGALALGRAAGFDKLITFDMGGTSTDVSLMDGGLPLTMESSISGYPVKVPMIDIHTVGAGGGSIASMDPGGALAVGPESAGADPGPICYGRGGKRVTVTDANLFLGRIVPERFLGGGMALDVDGARQGIERLARELGLGPAELAEGVLAVANANMERAIRVISVEKGFDPREFTLLSFGGAGGMHCAELARLLGMPEVLVPVDPGILSATGMLMADVVKDYSRTVMRPAAEFTGQALEDAFVALEQEGLAELATEGVPQERVVHERFLDMRYQGQSFEIVVPFGPDMAERFQTLHEQRYGYRNADKPVEVVNVRLRSRGTADRKEPVPGMNGGEAISSAARLGSQKAIFEGVSLDTAILDRMALMPGNRFTGPAIVTEYTSTIVVPPKAEVRVDPWSNLIMRIG comes from the coding sequence ATGCTCACCATCGGCGTCGATACCGGCGGCACCTTCACCGACTTCACCTTTGTCCACGGGCCGGATACCGGCACGTACAAAACCCTGTCCACGCCGCACAATCCGGCCGAGGCGGTGCTCTCCGGCCTGCGCCACATCCTTGCCCTGCGCATGCCCGGTACCGACCTTCGCCAGGCGGACATGGCCGTGGTCCACGGGTCCACGGTGGCCACCAACGCCATCCTGGAACGTAAGGGCGTATCTACGGCCCTGGTGACCAACGAGGGCTTCACCGACGTCATCGAGATCGGCCGCCAGAACCGCGCCGCGCTCTACGACCTGCACTATCGGCGGCAGGCGCACATCGTACCCGCGGACCTGCGCTTTGGCGTGCCCGGCAGAATCACCGCCGAGGGCGAAACCCTGACCCCGTTCGACGAAGCCGAGGCCGCGCGCGTGGTTGAGCGGATCAAGGCATCAGGCGCGAAATCCGTTGCCGTCTGCTTCTTGTTTTCCTTCCTCGACCCGACACATGAACGGCGCATGGGGGAGATGCTCCGCGATCTCGGCCTGCCCGTATCGCTGTCGAGCGAAATCCTGGCCGAATTCCGTGAGTTCGAGAGGACCTCGACAACGGTGGTTAACGCCTATGTCTCGCCGATCATGACGCGCTACCTGACCGACCTGCAGCAAGGCCTCGGCTCCGGGACCGGACGGGCGGACGGAACCGGAGCGGGATTGCGCATCATGCAGTCCAACGGCGGTTCCATCTCGGCGGACACGGCCATGCGCGAATCGGTGCGGACCATCCTTTCCGGTCCGGCCGGGGGCGCGGTGGGCGCACTGGCCCTGGGACGCGCCGCCGGGTTCGACAAATTGATCACCTTTGACATGGGCGGCACCAGCACGGACGTCAGCCTCATGGACGGCGGCCTGCCGCTGACCATGGAATCGAGCATTTCCGGCTATCCGGTCAAGGTACCCATGATCGACATCCACACCGTGGGCGCGGGAGGCGGTTCCATCGCCTCCATGGATCCCGGCGGCGCTCTGGCCGTGGGACCGGAAAGCGCAGGCGCGGACCCCGGTCCGATCTGCTATGGCCGGGGCGGCAAACGGGTCACCGTGACCGACGCCAACCTTTTTCTCGGGCGCATCGTTCCCGAACGCTTTCTGGGCGGCGGCATGGCTCTGGATGTGGACGGCGCACGGCAAGGAATCGAGCGATTGGCCAGGGAACTGGGTCTCGGCCCCGCCGAGTTGGCCGAGGGCGTGCTGGCCGTGGCCAACGCCAACATGGAGCGGGCCATCCGGGTCATCTCCGTGGAAAAGGGGTTCGACCCCCGCGAGTTCACCCTGCTCTCCTTTGGCGGAGCCGGGGGCATGCATTGCGCCGAACTGGCCCGACTCCTCGGCATGCCCGAAGTTCTGGTGCCGGTAGATCCCGGCATCCTCTCGGCCACGGGCATGCTCATGGCGGACGTGGTCAAGGACTACTCGCGCACGGTGATGCGCCCTGCCGCCGAGTTCACGGGACAAGCCCTGGAAGACGCCTTTGTCGCACTGGAGCAGGAAGGACTGGCCGAGCTGGCTACAGAGGGCGTGCCGCAGGAACGGGTGGTCCACGAACGTTTTCTGGACATGCGCTATCAGGGGCAGTCCTTCGAGATCGTGGTCCCGTTTGGCCCGGACATGGCAGAACGGTTCCAGACGCTGCATGAACAGCGCTACGGCTACCGCAATGCGGACAAGCCAGTGGAAGTGGTTAACGTGCGCCTGCGCAGCCGGGGAACGGCAGACCGCAAGGAGCCGGTCCCGGGCATGAATGGCGGGGAAGCGATCTCGTCAGCGGCACGGCTGGGCAGCCAAAAAGCGATTTTTGAGGGTGTGTCCCTGGACACCGCCATCCTGGACAGAATGGCGCTCATGCCGGGTAACCGTTTCACAGGGCCGGCAATCGTCACCGAGTACACCTCGACCATCGTCGTCCCCCCGAAGGCCGAAGTGCGCGTGGACCCGTGGTCCAACCTGATCATGAGAATCGGCTGA